Within Paracoccus jeotgali, the genomic segment GGGAATTGGCCCTTCCAGCGGTTCACCTGTGGCGCAAAATGTCGCAAAAGGGTCGGGGTTTCAACCGGAGAGCCGCATGGCGCGCCAGCACCTCATCGACCGCCTCGATCCGCAGCGCCATGTGGTGATCGCGGGGCCGACCGCCTCGGGCAAATCGGCGCTGGCGCTGGACATCGCGCTGCGGCAGGGCGGGACCATCGTCAATGCCGATGCGATGCAGATCTGGTCCTGCTGGCAGGTGCTGACCGCGCGCCCGGACGCGGACGATCTGCGCGCGGCCCCGCATGCGCTTTACGGCCATGTCGCGCCGGACGAGAGCTATTCCGTCGGCGACTGGCTGCGGCAGGTGGCGCGGCTGCCGGGCCGGCTGATCGTCGTCGGCGGCACCGGGTTGTATCTCAGCGCGCTGACCACCGGCCTTGCGCCGATCCCGCCCGTGCCGGCGCAGGTCCGGCAGCAGGGTGATGCAATGCTGCAAGCGGGCGGGCTTGCCGGGATGATCGCCGGGCTTGACGCCGAGACGCGGTCCCGGATCGATCTGCAGAACCCCGCCCGCGTTCAGCGCGCGTGGGAGGTTCTGACCGCCACCGGCAAGGGGCTGGTTGCGTGGCAGGCGGACACGCCCGCGCCCTTGATCCCGCTCGAACAGGCGCATTGCGTGGTGCTGGAATCGGATCGCGACTGGCTGGCGGAGCGCATTGCGCTGCGCTTCGACCAGATGTGGGCAGGCGGCGCGGTCGAGGAGGTGCGCGCCATGCTGCCGCACTGGGACGCGGCCGGGCAATGGGCGCGTGCGATCGGCGCGCCCGAGATCGCCGCCTATCTGCGCGGCCAGTTCGACGCCGAGACGGCGCGCAGCCGCGCCATCATCGCCACGCGCCAATATGCCAAGGCGCAGCGGATCTGGTTCCGCTCGCGGATGAAGCCGTGGGAGAAGCTGCGCGTCGGTCCGGCCTAATCTGCGTCCGGCGCGTCGTCCTGACGGCCGCGAAAGCCGGTGGCGACGACGAATTTCTCGGACGAATCGGAACGTGAAGCGGGCGGTTTCACATTCGCGACCTTGGTGAAGTTCTGCTTCAGCATCGCCTGCAGCCCCTGCTCGGCCCCCCCGGCCAGCACTTTGGCGACAAAGGTGCCCCCCGGCGCAAGGACGTCGAAGGC encodes:
- the miaA gene encoding tRNA (adenosine(37)-N6)-dimethylallyltransferase MiaA, whose amino-acid sequence is MARQHLIDRLDPQRHVVIAGPTASGKSALALDIALRQGGTIVNADAMQIWSCWQVLTARPDADDLRAAPHALYGHVAPDESYSVGDWLRQVARLPGRLIVVGGTGLYLSALTTGLAPIPPVPAQVRQQGDAMLQAGGLAGMIAGLDAETRSRIDLQNPARVQRAWEVLTATGKGLVAWQADTPAPLIPLEQAHCVVLESDRDWLAERIALRFDQMWAGGAVEEVRAMLPHWDAAGQWARAIGAPEIAAYLRGQFDAETARSRAIIATRQYAKAQRIWFRSRMKPWEKLRVGPA